The stretch of DNA GAGGGCAGCGGATGAGTCACTGGAGGCGACGGTGAGGACGATGCAAATGATTGTGGAGCAGGTGCGCATCGCCATGTTTGCCTGCGGTGCGCGCAACCTGGCAGAGCTGAACGCGGATAAACTGGCGATCAACCTGAAGGCAGGATAGACGATGGATTGGGAAGATCAACTGGCGCGGTATGTTGCCGAAATTGAAGCGGGATTGCAGGCGTTTATTGAATCGTTAGAATTTTCTGACAGCGCTGAGCTGCGGTCCATGCTGCGATACCACATGGGCTGGGAGGATGACCTGGGCGGCGGCAAGCGTCTGCGCCCGGCGCTCACGCTGCTGTGTGCGGGAGCCTGTGGAGGAGATTATCAATCTGCCATGCCGGCTGCTTTGGGGGTTGAGTTTTTACACAACTTCACGCTGATCCACGATGATATTGAAGACCGATCCACCACGCGCCATGGGCGCCCGACGGTGTGGACGCGCTGGGGGCTGGCCCAGGCGGTCAACGCCGGGGATGGGCTGTTCAGCATCGCCCAGTTGGCGCTGTTGGGCCTGGTCGATAGCTGCGGTGAAACCGTTGCTATCCGGGCTGCGCGGGAAATGAACCGCACCTGTCTGCACCTCACCCGTGGGCAGCATTTGGATATCGCTTTTGAGAGCGAGGATGAGGTTGCACTGGAGGCTTACCTGGCGATGATTGAGGGCAAAACCGCTGCGCTGATCGCTTATTGTACGTCAACGGGTGGATTGGCAGCTGGCGCTGATGACGCCACTGTTGCCCGACTGGGCGCATTTGGCAAGGCGTTGGGCCTGGCTTTTCAGATCCAGGATGATTTCCTGGGCATCTGGGGAGACCCTGCGGTGACGGGCAAGTCAGCGGCGAGTGATCTGCTGGCGCGCAAAAAGACGTTGCCGGTGCTTTACGGGCTGAAAAATTGTGCGGAATTCAGGCGACTGTGGGAAGATGATGATCCGGACCCCGAGCTGGTCATGGCGATGGCGAGGACGCTGGCAGATTGTGGGGCTGCAGCGTAT from Brevefilum fermentans encodes:
- a CDS encoding polyprenyl synthetase family protein: MDWEDQLARYVAEIEAGLQAFIESLEFSDSAELRSMLRYHMGWEDDLGGGKRLRPALTLLCAGACGGDYQSAMPAALGVEFLHNFTLIHDDIEDRSTTRHGRPTVWTRWGLAQAVNAGDGLFSIAQLALLGLVDSCGETVAIRAAREMNRTCLHLTRGQHLDIAFESEDEVALEAYLAMIEGKTAALIAYCTSTGGLAAGADDATVARLGAFGKALGLAFQIQDDFLGIWGDPAVTGKSAASDLLARKKTLPVLYGLKNCAEFRRLWEDDDPDPELVMAMARTLADCGAAAYVREQAGAYMRQAREALAELFPHPNQDARTLIALTEALLNREM